The genomic window TCCGCAACGTGGGCTACCGGCTCACGCTGGTGCGACTGCCCGATGACGAGCTGTCCGAAGCCTGACCGCAGGCTCCCGGAAGCCACGGGAAACCGCAGCATAATACGAAAGAGGCCGGAATCCCTGCGGATTCCGGCCTCTTTCGTTTCAAAGTGGAGGACATACGGGTCGAACGTATCGAGGCCACCCCACTGGTGGATCCCCCCTGCACTGACTGGTTGACTTCATAAGAAGCCGCAAAGCCGAGCGAGATAACGAGACTACCGCCGTTCCCCCCGGACTTCAAATCACAGGGCTTGCCTTGGACGTATAGCCTTGCATCATGAGTCACGCGCACCCGGAAAACTGGCCCGTCCTGATCATCGCCGGCGCCTTGGACCCCCATCTCCTCAAGGACGTCAAGACCCTCGCCGCAGCCGCAGAGGAGTCAGATGGCAACCCGCCCTTCTCTGAGCAGACCCTGGTCATGCTGCGCGGCGCAGATTCCGGGGACCACTCCGTCTTGACCCTGGCACTGTACGCCCCCGACGAGGACTCCGATCCTGCCACCGGCGACGATCTGGCGGGTGTCGCCGTCGTCGTTGAAGCGCCTGACTCCAGCGGTGTCCTGGAACTGGCTGTCCACCCGAGCTACCGCAACCAGGGCGTGGCGGGAAGGCTGCTGGGCGGGTTGCAGGGCAAGCGGAGCCTGGAGGGACTCAGTGCGTGGTCCCACGGGAACCATGAGGCCGCTGCCGAACTCGCCGCCCGATTCGGCTACCAGGCCGTGCGGGAGCTGTGGAAGATGCGGCTCATGTCCTCCGCTTCGGTACTGCCCGATGCCGGCCTACCGGAGGGCGTGTCGCTGCGCGCCTTCGTGCCGGGCCAGGACGAGCAGGCATGGCTGGCAGCGAACCGTGCCGCGTTCGCCCACCACCCCGAGCAGGGTTCGATGACTTTGGCGGACCTCGAAGCCCGGAAGGCCGAAGATTGGTTCGATCCCGAAGGGTTCCTGTTGGCCGTCAATGCCGGCGGCGAGCTCCTGGGCTTCCACTGGACCAAGGTCCATCCCCGGCAGGGACCGCACCCGGCCATCGGCGAAGTGTACGTAGTGGGAGTTACTCCCGAAGCCCAAGGACTGGGACTGGGCAAGGCCCTGACGGTGGCCGGAATCAAGCATCTCCAGGACAAAGGCCTGCACGCCGTCATGCTGTACGTGGACGCCGACAACCAGGCTGCGGTAGCCCTATATCAGAAACTCGGCTTCGTCCGCTGGGATACCGATGTGATGTATGGACCTTTAACCAAAAATTAACCAGGGGTGATTGCCGGACGGAAAGCCGGTGACATCTATGATTCGGGCAGCCCAATTGCTTGTAATGTGGGAGGAAACCCCGTCCTGAGCTTAGGAGAACCCCATGCAGCCGGACCCCGTCGGCACCGCCGGATCCACCTCGAAGGGGGCAACCCTGCCCCCGCGCTTCGGATCCTCGGAAGTGCCGGCCTCGCGGGCCACCCAGGACCGCATCGACATTCCGGAATTCGCGCCGAGCCTTGAGCCCGAAGGCGACATCACCCCGGACCGCTTCCTGGACCGCGAGCTCAGCTGGCTGGCGTTCAACTCCCGCGTGCTTGAACTCGCCGAGGACCCGGACCTGTTCCTGCTGGAACGCGTCAACTTCCTCTCGATCTTTGCCTCAAACCTGGATGAGTTCTTCATGGTCCGGGTGGCAGGCCTCAAGCGCCGTATCGCCACCGGGCTGGCCGTGCCCTCCCCCGCGGGGCTGAGCCCCATCGAGGTACTGGAGCAGATCGGCGAGGAAGCCCACAAGCTGCAGGAACGCCACGCGCGGGTCTTTGCCGAGCAGATCCGTCCGGCACTGGCTTATGAGCACATCCATCTCATGCACTGGCACGAACTTGATGAAGATGCGCGCCACCGGATCAGCATCATGTTCCAGGAGAAGGTCTTCCCCATCCTGACCCCCCTGGCTGTGGACCCGGCACACCCCTTCCCGTACATCTCAGGACTCTCCCTGAACCTTGCAGTGATCGTGAGCAACCCGATCAGCGACAAGGAACTCTTTGCCCGCGTGAAGGTGCCGGACCAGCTCCCGCGCCTGATTTCGGTGGACGGACCCCGGGCCGGTGCCATCCCCGGCCGGGTAGCCCGCTTCATCGCCCTGGAAGAAGTCATCGCCGTCCACCTGGACAAACTCTTCCCAGGCATGGAGGTCCTGGAGCACCACACCTTCCGCGTCACCCGCAACGAGGACCTGGAAGTCGAAGAGGACGACGCCGAGAACCTCCTCCAGGCCCTGGAGAAGGAACTGCTGCGCCGCCGCTTCGGCCCCCCGGTCCGCCTGGAAGTCACCACGGACATCAACCCGAACATCAAGGCGCTGCTGATCCGGGAACTGGGAGTGGAGGAGTCGGAGGTCTACTCCGTGCCGGCACCCCTTGACCTGCGTGGATTGTCGGCGATCAGCAACATCGACCGGGCAGATCTCCACTACCCCAAGCACGTTCCGCACACTTCGCGGTACCTGAACGAATCCGAGACGTCCAAGGCAGCCAACGTCTTTGCGGCCATGCGTCGTCGGGACATCCTGCTCCACCACCCGTACGATTCCTTCTCCACCTCGGTTCAGGCTTTCCTGGAGCAGGCAGCGGCGGATCCCAAGGTGCAGGCGATCAAGCAAACCCTGTACCGGACCTCCGGCGACTCCCCGATTGTGGACGCACTGATCGATGCCGCAGAGGCGGGCAAGCAGGTGCTGGCCCTGGTGGAAATCAAAGCCCGATTCGATGAGCAGGCCAATATTTCCTGGGCACGCAAGCTGGAGCAGGCCGGCGTCCACGTGGTGTACGGCATTGTGGGTTTGAAGACCCACTGCAAGCTGTCGCTGGTGGTCCGCCAGGAAGTGGATGGCTTGCGCCGCTACTGCCACATCGGCACCGGTAACTACCACCCGCGCACAGCCCGGTATTACGAGGACCTTGGCCTGCTGACTGCCAACGAGCAAGTGGGCGAGGACCTTTCCAAGCTGTTCAACCAGCTTTCCGGCTACGCGCCGAAGTCCACCTTCAAGAGGCTGCTCGTTGCTCCGCGTTCGGTCCGTGCGGGCTTGGTGGAGCGGATTGAAACCGAAATCCGCAATGCGCGCGCCGGCGTCCCTGGCCTGGTGCAGATCAAGGTCAATTCCATGGTGGACGAAGCCATCATCGACGCCCTGTACCGCGCTTCGCAGGCCGGCGTGAGAGTTGATGTGGTGGTGCGCGGCATCTGCTCGCTGCGCCCCGGCGTGCCTGGCCTGAGTGAGAACATCACAGTCCGCTCCATCCTGGGGCGTTTCCTTGAGCACTCCCGCGTGTTCGCCTTCGGCAACGGCGGCGATCCCGTGGTGTACATCGGCTCGGCGGACATGATGCACCGCAACCTGGACCGTCGCGTGGAGGCCTTGGTGCAGTTGGCCAGCAAGGAAGATACCGCAACAGTCATGGACCTCATGAGCCGTTACGTGGATGACAATACTGCCAGCTGGCACTTGGACAACCAGGGCCATTGGACGCGGCATCACCAGGATGGGGACGGCAACCCGTTGCTGGACATGCAGTCTTGGCTCCTGGAATCCCGCTCGCGGCAGCGCGCATCGGCACGGCGGTAGAGGAAGCACTTGAACAGCGATACCCCCGTGGCGGATCAGACTGACCACCCCGGCGAGCCGGTGGCTGTTGTCGCAGCCGGCGCTATTCCGTGGCGGCTCAACAAGGGTGCCCTTGAGGTACTCCTCATCCACCGGCCGCGGTATGACGATTGGTCCTGGCCGAAAGGAAAGCTCGACGCCGGCGAAACGGTTCCTGAGTGCGCTGCCCGTGAAGTGTGGGAAGAGATAGGTCTCCAGGCACCGCTGGGCATCCCCCTTCCCGCAATCCATTACCACGTCTCTGCCGGTTTGAAGATTGTCCGGTATTGGGCTGTCCGGGTCAACGGAGCCCAGCTCAGGCCGGACGGCAAGGAAGTGGACAGCGTCATGTGGTGCAGTCCCGACAGGGCGGCCTCGTTCCTGAGCAACCCAACGGATGTGGAGCCGCTCGAGTACCTGGAGAAGGCGCACGTCCGGGGCGAACTGGACACATGGCCGCTGGTGCTGATCCGTCACGCCAAGGCAAAACCGCGGTCTTCCTGGACCAAAGCCGAGGGCGACCGTCCGTTGGCAGCGACGGGCCAGCGGCAGGCAGTTGCCGTTCAACGTCTCCTGGGCGTGTGGAAACCGCAGCGCGTGG from Arthrobacter sp. StoSoilB20 includes these protein-coding regions:
- the mshD gene encoding mycothiol synthase, whose amino-acid sequence is MSHAHPENWPVLIIAGALDPHLLKDVKTLAAAAEESDGNPPFSEQTLVMLRGADSGDHSVLTLALYAPDEDSDPATGDDLAGVAVVVEAPDSSGVLELAVHPSYRNQGVAGRLLGGLQGKRSLEGLSAWSHGNHEAAAELAARFGYQAVRELWKMRLMSSASVLPDAGLPEGVSLRAFVPGQDEQAWLAANRAAFAHHPEQGSMTLADLEARKAEDWFDPEGFLLAVNAGGELLGFHWTKVHPRQGPHPAIGEVYVVGVTPEAQGLGLGKALTVAGIKHLQDKGLHAVMLYVDADNQAAVALYQKLGFVRWDTDVMYGPLTKN
- a CDS encoding NUDIX hydrolase, whose protein sequence is MNSDTPVADQTDHPGEPVAVVAAGAIPWRLNKGALEVLLIHRPRYDDWSWPKGKLDAGETVPECAAREVWEEIGLQAPLGIPLPAIHYHVSAGLKIVRYWAVRVNGAQLRPDGKEVDSVMWCSPDRAASFLSNPTDVEPLEYLEKAHVRGELDTWPLVLIRHAKAKPRSSWTKAEGDRPLAATGQRQAVAVQRLLGVWKPQRVVTSPWARCVATIAPYAKASGAKVKLVEALTEHSHQRSPKKTAAAVEALFDKQVPIAVCTHRPALPTALKQLGQHMSQGLKALLPASDPYLTPGEVIVCQVARGSGRKIVSVEQVKPFDD
- a CDS encoding RNA degradosome polyphosphate kinase — its product is MQPDPVGTAGSTSKGATLPPRFGSSEVPASRATQDRIDIPEFAPSLEPEGDITPDRFLDRELSWLAFNSRVLELAEDPDLFLLERVNFLSIFASNLDEFFMVRVAGLKRRIATGLAVPSPAGLSPIEVLEQIGEEAHKLQERHARVFAEQIRPALAYEHIHLMHWHELDEDARHRISIMFQEKVFPILTPLAVDPAHPFPYISGLSLNLAVIVSNPISDKELFARVKVPDQLPRLISVDGPRAGAIPGRVARFIALEEVIAVHLDKLFPGMEVLEHHTFRVTRNEDLEVEEDDAENLLQALEKELLRRRFGPPVRLEVTTDINPNIKALLIRELGVEESEVYSVPAPLDLRGLSAISNIDRADLHYPKHVPHTSRYLNESETSKAANVFAAMRRRDILLHHPYDSFSTSVQAFLEQAAADPKVQAIKQTLYRTSGDSPIVDALIDAAEAGKQVLALVEIKARFDEQANISWARKLEQAGVHVVYGIVGLKTHCKLSLVVRQEVDGLRRYCHIGTGNYHPRTARYYEDLGLLTANEQVGEDLSKLFNQLSGYAPKSTFKRLLVAPRSVRAGLVERIETEIRNARAGVPGLVQIKVNSMVDEAIIDALYRASQAGVRVDVVVRGICSLRPGVPGLSENITVRSILGRFLEHSRVFAFGNGGDPVVYIGSADMMHRNLDRRVEALVQLASKEDTATVMDLMSRYVDDNTASWHLDNQGHWTRHHQDGDGNPLLDMQSWLLESRSRQRASARR